The following proteins are co-located in the Aquarana catesbeiana isolate 2022-GZ linkage group LG02, ASM4218655v1, whole genome shotgun sequence genome:
- the LOC141129534 gene encoding T-lymphocyte activation antigen CD86-like yields MTSRAAFCGERRRAAMFLLGCVLLGTFISADGRPTIRAHIGQRADLQCVTPPTIISDWQRLYVQRPVTVKGASPLVVFAFSQGREEPQHQDGRFRNRTRFYLQNLTLSLSDVSLEDEGQYDCKIFRLTTSGSQLTYEEHPTLNVWANYQQPQISLARIGSGEDAVLTCSAQGGYPRGYIEWKLPPTVADVGNIGEIWAERNPHTQLYNVSGRLNISSSLEGSASCCVGTSEAEHCSDSLKLTAPSGVRGQREGVPVCIILVLSVLVWGR; encoded by the exons CCTTCTGTGGAGAGAGACGCCGGGCCGCCATGTTTCTTCTGGGATGTGTCCTCCTCGGGACGTTCATCAGTGCAG ATGGAAGACCTACGATCCGCGCCCACATTGGTCAGAGGGCAGACCTCCAATGTGTGACTCCTCCCACCATCATCTCAGATTGGCAACGCCTATATGTGCAGAGACCTGTCACTGTCAAGGGCGCGTCCCCATTGGTCGTCTTCGCCTTCTCTCAGGGAAGGGAGGAGCCCCAGCACCAGGATGGAAGGTTCCGGAACCGGACCCGGTTTTATCTCCAGAACCTCACCTTGTCCCTCTCTGATGTCAGTCTAGAGGATGAAGGACAATATGACTGCAAGATCTTCAGATTGACCACATCCGGGTCCCAGCTGACGTACGAGGAACATCCCACACTCAATGTCTGGG CCAATTATCAGCAGCCGCAGATCAGCCTGGCCAGGATTGGCTCTGGGGAAGACGCTGTGCTCACATGCTCCGCCCAGGGCGGTTATCCCAGGGGGTACATCGAGTGGAAATTGCCCCCCACTGTGGCAGATGTTGGGAACATTGGTGAAATTTGGGCTGAACGTAACCCCCACACTCAGCTGTACAACGTGTCGGGGCGATTGAACATCAGCTCATCCCTGGAGGGCTCCGCCTCCTGCTGTGTGGGGACCTCAGAGGCGGAGCATTGCAGCGACTCGCTCA AACTTACAGCGCCATCCGGAGTGCGGGGACAGCGGGAAGGGGTGCCTGTCTGTATAATTCTGGTGCTGTCAGTCCTAGTCTGGGGCAGATAG